Proteins from one Candidatus Zixiibacteriota bacterium genomic window:
- a CDS encoding methylated-DNA--[protein]-cysteine S-methyltransferase, which produces MKTMTPVYYGHFRAAAFGDVWYAVSKRGLWRVDFGRTRERFLKDLTADGVDAIADDRQTAKIGRAFKEYFAGRRQRFDLPIDWSRVDGFSRKALQACARIPYGKTVSYGELAERAGSPGGARAAGQAMSRNPFPIVVPCHRVVRSDGSIGGFSGQVHHKIALLELEGAREAI; this is translated from the coding sequence ATGAAGACCATGACTCCGGTGTACTATGGCCACTTTCGGGCCGCGGCATTCGGCGATGTGTGGTATGCGGTGAGCAAACGGGGACTGTGGCGGGTCGATTTTGGGCGGACACGGGAGCGATTCCTCAAGGACCTTACGGCCGACGGCGTGGATGCGATTGCCGATGACCGACAGACCGCGAAGATCGGACGGGCCTTCAAGGAGTACTTTGCTGGGAGGCGTCAGAGGTTCGATCTGCCGATTGATTGGTCGCGTGTCGATGGTTTCTCGCGCAAGGCGCTGCAAGCATGTGCCCGCATCCCTTACGGGAAGACCGTGTCATATGGGGAACTGGCCGAACGCGCCGGGTCGCCCGGTGGTGCGCGTGCGGCCGGTCAGGCGATGTCACGAAACCCGTTTCCCATCGTCGTCCCCTGCCACCGCGTGGTCAGATCCGACGGTTCGATCGGGGGATTCTCCGGTCAGGTGCATCACAAGATTGCCTTGTTGGAGTTGGAAGGTGCCCGGGAGGCGATTTGA
- a CDS encoding AI-2E family transporter codes for MAKGELIKRETVFGVALLAFVVGIVYLFYRIIAPFLVPIAWGSVLVISVYPLHAWLAGKIRRRGLAAAISTTASALLILLPSAYLVATLVDEAVGLYQHLQQGWGAAAVAELSARIDPLIRGWSARLEGVVDLSRWNLQDTILGILGAVSTFAVNHTTAAIANVGRAIFQFLLMLLTMYYLFKDGPALVERVRTSIPLGEIRAAGILEHVTEVVRATIYGGLLVSGIQGALGGCLFWILGLPSPIFWGAVMGFFTLIPLLGAFVIYAPAAVILFLAGAHIKAIILLVVGTLVVSQIDNFLKPMIISGRTAMHPLLLFFAIAGGVAAFGLLGVVLGPVIAAVFVALLNLYRITLREPVATSDPS; via the coding sequence GTGGCAAAGGGTGAGCTGATCAAACGCGAGACGGTGTTCGGAGTGGCGCTTTTGGCCTTTGTGGTCGGAATCGTCTACTTGTTCTACCGGATCATTGCGCCGTTTCTGGTGCCGATTGCCTGGGGTTCGGTCCTGGTCATCAGCGTCTATCCGTTGCATGCCTGGCTGGCGGGCAAGATTCGGCGTCGCGGTCTGGCGGCGGCGATCAGCACCACGGCCTCGGCGCTCCTGATCCTGTTGCCGTCGGCGTATCTGGTGGCCACATTGGTTGATGAGGCCGTCGGTCTGTATCAGCATCTGCAGCAGGGGTGGGGTGCAGCCGCTGTGGCGGAGCTCTCGGCACGCATCGATCCTTTGATTCGCGGCTGGTCAGCGCGTTTGGAAGGGGTCGTTGATCTGTCCCGTTGGAATCTCCAGGACACCATCCTGGGAATCTTGGGGGCCGTGAGCACATTCGCCGTCAATCACACGACCGCGGCGATCGCCAATGTGGGACGGGCGATCTTCCAGTTTCTGCTGATGCTTTTGACCATGTACTACTTGTTCAAGGATGGACCGGCGCTGGTGGAGCGAGTCCGGACTTCGATCCCGCTCGGGGAGATACGCGCCGCCGGGATTCTCGAACACGTCACGGAGGTCGTGCGTGCCACGATCTACGGCGGGCTTCTGGTCTCGGGAATCCAAGGCGCACTGGGCGGGTGCCTCTTTTGGATTCTGGGACTGCCGTCGCCGATCTTCTGGGGCGCGGTCATGGGGTTCTTCACATTGATACCGCTCCTCGGCGCATTCGTCATCTACGCGCCGGCGGCGGTCATTCTGTTCCTCGCCGGGGCGCACATCAAGGCGATCATCCTTCTGGTGGTGGGCACGTTAGTCGTGTCCCAGATCGACAACTTCCTGAAGCCGATGATCATCTCGGGGCGGACCGCGATGCATCCGCTGCTTCTATTCTTCGCCATTGCCGGCGGCGTGGCGGCCTTCGGTCTTCTCGGCGTCGTCCTCGGCCCGGTGATTGCGGCGGTGTTCGTGGCGCTACTGAATCTGTATCGCATAACCCTGAGAGAGCCCGTCGCAACCTCCGACCCGTCTTGA
- a CDS encoding STAS domain-containing protein produces MELRVESHQHVDVLRVVGRLDLVSSSTLKDAIRQRLSDHRSALVLNLEKVDFINSSGLGALLSALKDVRLSGGRLVLCHLTPYADEIFALTGLKQILDTYETQDEAVASFASTATPTGGLPRARTARG; encoded by the coding sequence ATGGAGTTGCGCGTCGAATCACACCAGCACGTGGATGTTCTGCGCGTCGTCGGACGCCTTGATCTGGTCAGCTCCAGCACACTGAAGGACGCGATTCGTCAACGGCTGTCCGATCATCGTTCCGCGCTGGTGTTGAACCTTGAGAAGGTGGATTTCATCAACAGCTCGGGTCTGGGAGCACTCCTTTCGGCATTGAAGGATGTCCGCCTCTCCGGCGGGCGTCTGGTGTTGTGTCACTTGACACCGTACGCGGATGAGATCTTCGCCCTCACGGGACTGAAGCAGATACTCGACACGTACGAGACACAGGACGAAGCGGTCGCATCGTTCGCCTCGACGGCGACTCCGACCGGCGGTTTGCCTCGGGCCCGGACGGCCCGCGGGTAG
- a CDS encoding response regulator — translation MIGNVPSHRPRLLIVDDELLIRDLLYDFFKGQDYEIAVAESGQRALSQWETGHFDTVILDLKMPDMDGLELAARLRERDREVPIIIMTGYPSFDSAVEALRQRADDYFVKPFNLKQMSRAVEAAVSRHTAHHPEPSPGDATT, via the coding sequence ATGATCGGGAACGTACCGTCTCATCGTCCGCGACTCCTGATCGTCGATGACGAACTTCTGATTCGCGATCTGCTCTATGATTTCTTCAAGGGCCAGGACTACGAAATCGCCGTCGCCGAGAGCGGCCAGCGGGCCCTGTCGCAGTGGGAGACGGGGCACTTCGACACCGTGATCCTCGATTTGAAGATGCCCGACATGGACGGCCTTGAACTGGCGGCACGTCTGCGGGAACGCGACCGCGAGGTACCGATCATTATCATGACGGGATACCCCTCGTTTGATTCCGCCGTCGAAGCACTCCGGCAGAGGGCCGACGACTATTTCGTGAAGCCGTTCAATCTGAAGCAGATGAGCCGGGCCGTGGAGGCCGCCGTATCCCGCCACACCGCCCACCACCCTGAGCCATCCCCGGGAGATGCCACGACATGA
- a CDS encoding response regulator codes for MTPATATRVLVVDDEQFVRDLLQDYFTKMEFSVVTVVDGQAGIDACRRQRFDVALVDLKMPGKGGIEVLTEVRQIDPSLPVVVMTGYPTIDSSIEAIRKGAYDYIIKPFKLQELKELIDRAVREQTLSREIEDLRQRLSHVESELREYRARPGHSVTPAVTATVSGQLWHDIAP; via the coding sequence ATGACTCCGGCGACCGCCACACGCGTGCTCGTTGTCGACGACGAGCAGTTCGTTCGCGACTTATTGCAGGACTATTTCACGAAGATGGAGTTCTCCGTTGTCACGGTCGTCGATGGCCAGGCCGGGATCGACGCCTGTCGTCGCCAGCGCTTCGATGTCGCCCTGGTCGATCTCAAGATGCCCGGCAAGGGAGGGATTGAAGTGCTGACCGAAGTACGGCAGATCGATCCCTCGCTCCCCGTGGTTGTGATGACCGGATACCCGACGATCGATTCCTCGATTGAGGCGATCCGCAAGGGGGCGTACGACTACATCATCAAGCCCTTCAAGCTGCAGGAACTGAAGGAACTGATCGACCGGGCGGTGCGTGAACAGACGCTGTCTCGTGAAATCGAGGATCTGCGCCAGCGCCTCAGTCATGTCGAGTCCGAGCTACGGGAGTACCGTGCGCGACCCGGGCACAGCGTCACTCCGGCCGTCACCGCTACGGTGAGCGGGCAACTGTGGCATGACATCGCGCCGTGA
- a CDS encoding ATP-binding protein: MKTKRSERVQSNDQGPATGTMPEDSLVGLTRSVDAFGRTIDQLQAEYTALEQEHAALNARLSEINVQLESALAANRRLAAYLDRVLGEVPAGIIAVDKDGVIRLVNRTAAMLLNVTVDEVLNRRYEDVWPGRADGGATAAGCAAGHAPVTQWRREVPRPGQAPLVLSVSTVPLVDGDGMGETHGALEVFTDQSVFESMHAEVIRLRALASLGEMAATVAHEIRNPLGGMLGFAELLARHVPEDSEQQDMAQKIVTGARQLSQLVQRLLEFARDPKLALKTIEWPRFLESAVGQYEENARQRGRTIRFVRRWPERLPPGRADALSLRQAIWNVLENAEQAADGDSAIEVSASPREDGGVCVRVADRGCGIEPHILERAFMPFVTTREKGTGLGLAAARKLVEAHGGRISLQNREGGGAEVDIELPPVQGIAAVDRR, encoded by the coding sequence ATGAAGACCAAGAGGAGCGAGCGCGTCCAATCGAACGATCAGGGCCCGGCGACCGGCACGATGCCGGAGGATTCCCTGGTCGGCTTGACACGTTCGGTCGATGCCTTCGGGCGCACGATCGACCAGCTCCAGGCCGAATACACGGCCCTGGAGCAGGAACACGCGGCGCTCAATGCCCGGTTGTCGGAGATCAATGTACAACTCGAGTCCGCGCTGGCGGCGAATCGCCGACTGGCGGCCTACCTCGATCGCGTCCTCGGCGAAGTTCCCGCCGGGATCATCGCGGTCGACAAGGACGGGGTGATCCGGCTCGTCAATCGGACCGCCGCGATGCTCCTCAATGTCACGGTGGATGAAGTTCTGAACCGGCGCTACGAGGACGTCTGGCCCGGACGAGCCGATGGCGGTGCCACGGCGGCGGGATGTGCGGCGGGGCATGCTCCGGTCACACAGTGGCGGCGCGAAGTTCCCCGTCCGGGGCAGGCGCCGCTCGTTCTCTCCGTCTCCACTGTGCCGCTGGTCGATGGTGACGGTATGGGTGAAACGCACGGCGCTCTGGAAGTCTTCACCGATCAATCCGTCTTCGAATCGATGCATGCCGAAGTCATCCGCCTGCGGGCGCTCGCTTCGCTGGGCGAGATGGCGGCCACCGTGGCCCATGAGATCCGCAACCCGCTGGGCGGGATGCTGGGATTCGCCGAACTCTTGGCCCGGCATGTTCCGGAGGACAGCGAACAGCAGGACATGGCACAGAAGATTGTGACCGGCGCGCGGCAACTGAGTCAGCTCGTACAACGATTGTTGGAATTCGCCCGCGATCCGAAGTTGGCGTTGAAGACAATCGAATGGCCGCGGTTTCTGGAATCCGCCGTGGGGCAGTATGAGGAGAATGCCCGTCAGCGCGGCCGGACGATACGCTTCGTTCGCCGCTGGCCGGAGCGGCTGCCTCCTGGACGGGCCGATGCGCTCAGTCTGCGCCAGGCGATCTGGAATGTCCTAGAGAATGCCGAGCAGGCGGCCGACGGAGACAGTGCCATCGAGGTCAGCGCGTCGCCGCGCGAGGACGGCGGCGTATGCGTGCGTGTGGCGGACCGCGGGTGCGGGATTGAGCCGCACATACTGGAACGGGCGTTCATGCCCTTCGTGACCACGCGCGAGAAGGGGACGGGGCTGGGGCTGGCGGCAGCCCGGAAGCTCGTGGAAGCGCATGGAGGGCGCATCTCGCTGCAAAACCGTGAGGGCGGCGGGGCGGAGGTGGACATTGAGTTGCCGCCGGTCCAGGGAATCGCGGCAGTCGACCGGCGTTGA
- a CDS encoding sigma-54 dependent transcriptional regulator codes for MAACILVVDDDVLVNDFLVTTLRESSYAVDCAFSADAALDKIAGREFDLVISDVRMPGMDGLALLDRLRTTAPDTVVVIMTAFGDVADAVRAMKAGAFDYLVKPVGTDATEAVVNRALEYRRLKVENRMLREAVTRRYAADQLIGQSERMRRVFDLIDAVADSRATVLVTGESGTGKELVARAIHYRGVRREGPFEAINCAALPENLFESELFGHEKGAFTGALRQRRGLFEVADGGTLLLDEISEIPPTQQAKLLRVLQEREIHRLGSDKKIPVDVRVIATTNRHIPTEIDAGNFRADLFYRLNVVAIDLPPLRERRSDIPALVECFIRRYNAQNGRSVRRVSDAVMRLFEQYSWPGNVRELENFLERAVVIAGGDVLAPEDFPRDLITGGPRPRTQMIEPGMSIYEMEKALILATLEAEGNNQTRASDRLGISSRTLRNKLYEYGLKVPGGGASGTEVDASVADAAAE; via the coding sequence ATGGCCGCTTGCATCCTTGTAGTCGACGATGATGTTCTCGTCAACGATTTCCTCGTGACCACATTGCGGGAATCGTCCTATGCCGTCGATTGCGCCTTCTCGGCCGATGCGGCGCTCGACAAGATCGCCGGACGTGAGTTCGATCTGGTGATCTCCGACGTTCGCATGCCGGGGATGGACGGCTTGGCGCTGTTGGATCGCCTGCGGACGACGGCCCCGGACACGGTCGTTGTGATCATGACCGCATTCGGTGACGTTGCCGATGCCGTCCGCGCGATGAAGGCCGGGGCCTTCGACTACCTGGTCAAGCCGGTCGGGACCGATGCCACCGAGGCCGTCGTGAACCGGGCCCTCGAATACCGTCGGCTGAAGGTCGAGAACCGCATGCTGCGCGAGGCGGTCACCCGGCGGTATGCCGCCGACCAACTGATCGGGCAGTCGGAACGCATGCGGCGCGTCTTCGATCTGATCGACGCCGTCGCCGACTCGCGGGCCACGGTGCTGGTGACCGGTGAATCGGGAACCGGCAAAGAGCTGGTGGCGCGCGCGATTCATTATCGCGGCGTGCGGCGCGAGGGTCCATTCGAGGCGATCAACTGTGCCGCCCTCCCGGAAAACCTCTTCGAGAGCGAGCTGTTCGGCCACGAAAAGGGCGCCTTCACCGGCGCCTTGCGACAGCGGCGGGGGCTGTTTGAGGTCGCCGACGGGGGCACGCTCCTTCTGGACGAGATTTCGGAGATTCCGCCGACGCAGCAGGCGAAGCTCCTGCGAGTCCTGCAGGAGCGGGAGATTCACCGTCTGGGTTCCGACAAGAAGATTCCCGTCGACGTCCGGGTGATCGCCACGACCAACCGGCACATCCCCACCGAAATCGACGCCGGGAACTTCCGCGCCGACCTGTTTTATCGCCTGAATGTCGTTGCCATCGACCTGCCGCCGCTGCGGGAACGCCGTTCCGACATCCCGGCTCTGGTGGAGTGCTTTATCCGCCGGTACAATGCTCAGAATGGCCGCTCGGTCCGTCGCGTCTCGGATGCGGTCATGCGGCTCTTCGAGCAGTATTCCTGGCCGGGAAACGTCCGTGAATTGGAGAATTTCCTCGAACGTGCCGTTGTCATCGCCGGCGGTGACGTATTGGCGCCGGAGGATTTCCCGCGGGATTTGATCACGGGTGGTCCTCGTCCCAGGACACAGATGATCGAGCCGGGGATGAGCATCTACGAGATGGAGAAGGCGCTGATTCTGGCGACGCTCGAAGCGGAGGGAAACAACCAGACGCGTGCCTCCGACCGGCTGGGGATATCGTCGCGCACACTCCGCAACAAGCTCTACGAGTACGGACTCAAGGTACCGGGGGGCGGTGCGTCGGGGACTGAAGTGGACGCAAGCGTCGCCGACGCCGCGGCGGAGTGA